The Argentina anserina chromosome 5, drPotAnse1.1, whole genome shotgun sequence genome includes the window GAACCATATCGAACTCTCTGGAAAACCAAACATGGGTGGATGCTTCTCCGTGAGTACTTCTTTTGAACCCTCTCTTCACTCTTCTTCTCCCACAGCCAAGGTTGTCTCCGTGAATGGGAGACTCCTAGAGTACCCTGTTCCCGTCGCCGTCTCGCAAGTCCTCAAGGCCGAGGAagcttcttattcttcttcttcttcctccgcGCCGTCGTTTTTTGTCTGCAACTCCGACTGGTTGAACTACGACGAGTATATTCCTGCTTTGGAATCCGACCACCAACTCGAGGCTGATCAGATCTACTTCGTACTCCCTGTTGCTAAGCTCCAACGTAGGCTCACTGCCACCGATATGGCAGCGTTCGCCGTCAGGGCCAGCGTCGCCCTCCAAAATGCATCTTCCTCGTTGGAAAACAAGGATCGTACTCGTCGACGGAAACAGAACAGGGTCTCTCCCATTTTCGTTGTGAAGTCGGAACCCAAATCTGGGTACGAGTTTGTGGATTACGAGGCTGATTTTACGATTGGTCCATCCAATTCCGTCATGAAGAAGAAGGTGATTCTGCCGGAAAAGGCTGCAGGTTTGGGGGTTTCCAGAT containing:
- the LOC126793605 gene encoding uncharacterized protein LOC126793605, whose amino-acid sequence is MGGCFSVSTSFEPSLHSSSPTAKVVSVNGRLLEYPVPVAVSQVLKAEEASYSSSSSSAPSFFVCNSDWLNYDEYIPALESDHQLEADQIYFVLPVAKLQRRLTATDMAAFAVRASVALQNASSSLENKDRTRRRKQNRVSPIFVVKSEPKSGYEFVDYEADFTIGPSNSVMKKKVILPEKAAGLGVSRSGSVRKLQRYTSKRVLKRAVRSFKLRLTPIQEGTEVF